One part of the Pirellulales bacterium genome encodes these proteins:
- a CDS encoding GNAT family N-acetyltransferase: MLATGCAGDHPVVHHLLTEVFQGPSRDNFYSSLDDPFYEPRDRLLIKRAGQSISHVLITKRVMHFGSLSFPADCLSWLATLPEFRQLGYASRLVRAADETMRREGAVLCLLKTRVPHFFRRQGWALCGRHSHARAGSRDLLAQLSARGLVPGESSVGIRPWRQVELPALMRLYQDMTAGRAGHFERTEAYWRWLISRKGFERIYVAVDGPDNFELEDDPTKLVGYLITSEDRVLELAAARTHRHVARELLARACSEAIERDYNMLTLHAPADDPLMEIFRIAGGTLHCTESEQGEVYMAKLMNPIGFLKQLCPELHRRADAVSLTRPCELGLVLDGEKYRLIVSRRSVKLGRNRIGRSYLQCSGANVTRLLLGHLDIDEALADGRLRASTQVAAELGRTLFPRLPLWRPPLDEIST; the protein is encoded by the coding sequence GTGCTCGCGACCGGTTGCGCCGGCGACCATCCGGTCGTTCACCATTTGCTGACGGAGGTTTTTCAGGGCCCATCGCGCGACAATTTTTATAGTTCGCTCGACGATCCCTTCTACGAACCGCGTGATCGGCTGCTCATCAAGCGCGCCGGCCAGTCGATCTCGCATGTGCTGATTACCAAGCGCGTGATGCATTTCGGCTCGCTCAGTTTTCCCGCGGACTGCTTGTCCTGGCTGGCGACGTTGCCTGAGTTCCGGCAGTTGGGATACGCCAGTCGTCTGGTCCGCGCGGCCGACGAGACCATGCGCCGCGAGGGCGCCGTACTTTGCCTGTTGAAAACCCGCGTACCGCATTTCTTCCGGCGGCAGGGGTGGGCGTTGTGTGGCCGGCATAGCCATGCCCGTGCCGGCAGCCGCGATCTGCTCGCGCAACTTTCGGCCCGCGGGCTGGTACCGGGCGAAAGCTCGGTCGGCATTCGCCCCTGGCGTCAAGTCGAACTGCCCGCCCTGATGAGGCTGTATCAAGACATGACGGCCGGCCGCGCCGGCCATTTCGAACGCACCGAGGCTTACTGGCGCTGGCTGATCAGCCGTAAAGGCTTCGAGCGCATCTACGTGGCCGTCGACGGACCGGACAACTTCGAGCTGGAAGACGATCCCACGAAGCTCGTCGGTTACCTGATCACGAGCGAAGACCGCGTGCTGGAATTGGCCGCGGCCCGCACGCACCGGCATGTGGCGCGCGAGCTCTTGGCCCGCGCTTGCAGCGAAGCGATCGAGCGCGATTACAACATGCTGACGTTGCACGCTCCGGCCGACGACCCCTTGATGGAAATCTTCCGCATCGCCGGCGGCACACTGCACTGCACCGAATCGGAGCAGGGCGAAGTCTACATGGCGAAGTTGATGAATCCCATCGGCTTCCTCAAGCAGCTTTGCCCCGAATTGCACCGCCGCGCCGACGCGGTCAGCCTGACGCGCCCCTGCGAGCTGGGCCTGGTCCTGGACGGTGAGAAATATCGGCTGATCGTTTCGCGCCGCAGCGTCAAGCTGGGCCGGAATCGCATCGGCCGCAGTTACCTGCAGTGCAGCGGCGCCAACGTGACGCGGTTGCTGCTGGGGCACCTGGATATCGACGAAGCGCTGGCCGACGGCCGGCTGCGGGCCTCGACCCAAGTGGCTGCCGAGCTAGGGCGCACACTCTTCCCGCGGCTGCCGCTGTGGCGCCCGCCGCTGGATGAGATTTCGACGTAG
- the tkt gene encoding transketolase: MATTTTSIEQLSINTIRTLAMDAVQAANSGHPGTPMALAPVAYALWNRILRYDPEHPLWPGRDRYILSCGHASMLLYATLHLAGVKRVDDHGQPTKELAVPLDQIKLFRQLHSLCPGHPEHGWTTGVETTTGPLGQGIANSVGFAVAQRWLAGHFNKPGFDLFDYHIFVQCSDGDLMEGISSEAASIAGHLKLSNLCWIYDDNQITIEGHTSLAFSEDVGRRFEGYGWTVLHLADANDLDALTAALEKAKANTDTPTLIIVRSHIGYGAPHKQDTHSAHGSPLGEDEIRLTKEFYGWPADAKFLVPDEVRADFAAQVGKRGKELFADWQRRFDEYAKKYPELAAEWRQMEARELPAGWEQGLPTFPADAKGLATRVSGGKVLNGLAAKIPWLMGGAADLAPSTMTLLEFDGAGVFSENSTGRNMHFGIREHGMASAANGMALSNLRPYVSTFLVFSDYLRPTLRLAAIMGLPVIHVYTHDSIGVGEDGPTHQPVEHYAALRAIPRLLVFRPGDANEVSETYRAVLKETQRPSLLCLTRQNLPTLDRTKYAPASGVARGGYILADAPGGKPDVLLLATGSELSLAVAAHEKLSAGGVKSRVVSLPCFELFDEQPQEYRDSVLPPSVTARVAVEAGVEFGWERYLGFAGRFVGMHGFGASAPAGQLFKEFGITADHVVAEAQALLGRK; this comes from the coding sequence ATGGCTACCACCACTACGAGCATCGAACAGCTCTCGATCAATACCATCCGCACGTTGGCCATGGACGCCGTTCAGGCGGCGAACTCCGGCCATCCCGGCACCCCCATGGCCCTGGCGCCGGTGGCTTACGCCTTGTGGAACCGTATCCTCCGCTACGATCCCGAGCACCCGCTGTGGCCCGGTCGCGACCGGTACATCCTTAGCTGTGGACACGCCTCGATGCTTCTCTACGCCACGCTGCACCTGGCGGGCGTCAAGCGCGTCGACGACCATGGCCAGCCGACCAAGGAATTGGCCGTGCCGCTCGATCAGATCAAATTATTCCGCCAATTGCACAGCCTCTGCCCAGGGCATCCCGAGCATGGCTGGACGACGGGCGTCGAAACGACAACCGGCCCGCTGGGACAAGGTATCGCCAACAGCGTCGGCTTTGCCGTGGCGCAGCGCTGGCTGGCCGGCCACTTCAACAAGCCTGGCTTCGATCTGTTCGACTATCACATCTTCGTCCAGTGCAGCGACGGCGACCTGATGGAAGGCATCAGCTCGGAAGCCGCTTCGATCGCGGGCCACTTGAAGCTGTCGAACCTGTGCTGGATCTACGACGACAACCAGATCACGATCGAAGGACACACGTCCCTGGCCTTTAGCGAGGATGTTGGCCGCCGCTTCGAAGGTTACGGTTGGACCGTACTGCACCTGGCGGACGCGAACGATCTCGACGCGTTGACCGCGGCCCTGGAAAAGGCCAAGGCCAACACCGATACGCCGACCTTGATTATCGTTCGCAGCCACATTGGCTACGGCGCGCCGCACAAGCAGGATACGCATTCGGCCCACGGCAGTCCCTTGGGCGAGGATGAAATTCGGCTGACGAAGGAATTCTACGGCTGGCCGGCCGACGCCAAGTTCCTCGTCCCTGACGAAGTCCGCGCCGACTTCGCGGCGCAGGTCGGCAAGCGCGGTAAGGAACTGTTCGCCGACTGGCAGCGGCGCTTCGACGAGTACGCCAAGAAGTATCCCGAGCTGGCCGCGGAGTGGCGGCAGATGGAAGCGCGCGAGTTGCCTGCCGGTTGGGAGCAAGGACTGCCGACCTTCCCGGCCGACGCCAAGGGGCTGGCTACGCGCGTCTCGGGGGGCAAGGTCCTCAACGGCCTGGCCGCCAAGATTCCCTGGTTGATGGGAGGCGCGGCCGACCTGGCCCCCTCGACGATGACGCTCCTGGAATTCGATGGCGCCGGCGTGTTTTCCGAGAATTCGACCGGGCGCAACATGCACTTCGGCATTCGCGAGCACGGTATGGCCTCGGCCGCCAACGGCATGGCGCTGTCGAACCTGCGCCCCTACGTGTCGACGTTCCTGGTGTTCAGCGATTACCTGCGGCCGACCTTGCGACTGGCCGCGATCATGGGCTTGCCGGTCATTCACGTCTACACGCACGACTCGATCGGCGTCGGCGAAGACGGTCCCACGCACCAGCCGGTCGAGCATTACGCCGCGCTGCGGGCCATCCCGCGTCTGCTTGTGTTCCGCCCGGGCGATGCTAACGAAGTGAGCGAAACGTACCGCGCCGTGCTCAAGGAAACGCAACGGCCCTCGTTGCTGTGCCTGACGCGGCAGAATCTGCCGACGCTCGATCGCACGAAATACGCTCCTGCGTCGGGCGTGGCGCGCGGCGGATACATTCTGGCCGACGCGCCGGGCGGAAAGCCCGACGTTTTGCTTTTGGCCACCGGCAGCGAATTGAGTCTCGCCGTGGCGGCACACGAGAAGCTTTCCGCCGGGGGCGTGAAATCGCGCGTGGTCAGCCTTCCCTGCTTCGAACTCTTCGACGAGCAGCCGCAGGAGTATCGCGACAGCGTACTGCCGCCGTCGGTCACGGCCCGCGTGGCGGTCGAGGCGGGCGTGGAATTTGGCTGGGAACGCTACCTGGGCTTCGCCGGCCGGTTCGTCGGCATGCACGGCTTTGGCGCGAGCGCCCCCGCCGGACAACTATTCAAGGAATTCGGCATCACGGCCGATCACGTCGTGGCCGAGGCGCAAGCCCTGCTGGGCCGCAAGTAG
- a CDS encoding aquaporin has translation MNKLATEFIGTFFLVLTVGCAVLAPENSGVIPPLAIGSALMVMIFAGGHISGGHYNPAVTLGALLRGRTTLPEAVGYWIVQFLGAVAAAAAVISLRAERVAAVPYAPIETYPAFLAEFLFTFALVYVVLNVATSKDTAGNSFYGLAIGFTVLTGAFAVGDISRGAFNPAVAVGLWRLGIASAADLGLYFLADLAGGVVAAIVFRVLNPNDP, from the coding sequence ATGAATAAGCTGGCCACGGAATTCATCGGCACGTTCTTTCTCGTCCTGACCGTTGGCTGCGCGGTTTTAGCTCCTGAGAACAGCGGGGTCATTCCGCCCCTGGCCATCGGCTCGGCACTGATGGTGATGATCTTTGCCGGCGGGCATATTTCCGGTGGGCATTATAATCCAGCGGTCACGCTCGGCGCGCTACTGCGCGGGCGGACGACGTTGCCCGAGGCGGTCGGATATTGGATCGTGCAGTTCCTCGGCGCCGTGGCCGCCGCCGCGGCCGTCATTTCCCTGCGTGCCGAAAGGGTGGCGGCGGTTCCCTACGCCCCGATCGAGACGTATCCGGCTTTCCTGGCTGAGTTTCTATTCACCTTCGCGCTGGTGTACGTCGTGCTCAACGTGGCGACGTCGAAGGATACGGCTGGCAATTCGTTCTATGGCTTGGCCATCGGCTTTACGGTGTTGACCGGCGCCTTCGCCGTTGGGGATATCTCGCGCGGCGCTTTCAACCCGGCCGTGGCGGTTGGCCTGTGGCGCTTGGGCATCGCCTCGGCGGCCGATCTGGGCTTGTACTTCCTGGCTGACCTGGCCGGCGGCGTTGTGGCGGCCATCGTCTTCCGCGTGTTGAATCCCAACGATCCGTGA
- a CDS encoding DUF933 domain-containing protein, with amino-acid sequence MKIGLIGYQGSGKSTLFEWLTGVAPDPAKSHTGQSAMAPVPEPRVTALCGVYHPKKITYAALEIVDTPGLSRTHEGNPARLGLLRDCGCLIMVVAAFDRGAPEGDLGRFQEDLLLADMEIVSGRVDRLKESVKKPRPNREQEMAELAALEEVLAAMEAGQPLAESAMTEPQLKATRSFRLLTEKPALVVLNVADDEADPAARAKAAGGDRPVLGVRVGLERELARMSPEERAEFERDLGLSGTDRDAVLRAILEVSGQMLYFTAGEKEVRTWMMRKGGTALEAADNIHSDLARGFIRAEVMTCHDLVRLGSERDVKAQNLVRQEPKDYVVQDDDILNIRFSV; translated from the coding sequence ATGAAGATCGGCTTGATCGGCTACCAGGGCTCGGGCAAAAGCACTTTATTCGAATGGCTGACCGGCGTCGCGCCCGACCCGGCCAAGAGCCACACCGGCCAAAGCGCCATGGCGCCCGTGCCGGAGCCGCGCGTCACGGCCCTGTGCGGCGTCTACCATCCCAAGAAAATCACCTACGCAGCGCTCGAGATCGTCGACACGCCGGGGTTGAGCCGAACGCACGAGGGGAACCCGGCGCGCCTGGGACTGCTGCGCGATTGCGGTTGCCTGATCATGGTCGTAGCCGCTTTCGATCGCGGAGCGCCGGAAGGAGACCTGGGCCGATTTCAAGAGGACCTGCTGCTGGCCGATATGGAAATCGTCTCGGGGCGCGTCGACCGGTTGAAGGAAAGTGTCAAGAAGCCGCGTCCCAATCGCGAGCAGGAGATGGCCGAGCTTGCCGCGCTCGAGGAAGTGTTGGCTGCCATGGAAGCCGGCCAGCCGCTGGCCGAATCGGCCATGACCGAACCACAACTCAAGGCTACGCGCAGCTTTCGCCTGCTGACGGAAAAGCCGGCGCTTGTGGTTTTGAACGTGGCCGATGACGAGGCCGACCCGGCAGCGCGGGCCAAGGCCGCGGGGGGCGATCGACCGGTGCTCGGCGTGCGCGTCGGCCTGGAACGCGAACTGGCGCGCATGTCGCCCGAGGAGCGCGCCGAATTCGAACGAGACCTGGGCCTCTCGGGCACGGATCGCGATGCGGTCCTGCGAGCCATCCTGGAAGTCTCGGGCCAGATGTTGTATTTCACCGCCGGCGAGAAAGAGGTCCGTACGTGGATGATGCGCAAAGGAGGCACGGCGCTCGAAGCGGCCGATAACATCCACAGTGACCTGGCCCGCGGGTTCATCCGCGCCGAAGTCATGACCTGCCACGACCTGGTCCGCCTGGGGAGCGAACGCGACGTGAAGGCCCAGAACCTGGTGCGCCAGGAGCCCAAGGATTACGTCGTGCAAGACGACGATATTCTGAACATTCGTTTCAGCGTTTAA